One window from the genome of Sesamum indicum cultivar Zhongzhi No. 13 linkage group LG15, S_indicum_v1.0, whole genome shotgun sequence encodes:
- the LOC105177775 gene encoding ribonuclease III domain-containing protein RNC1, chloroplastic, translating to MELYSSFLSHSTPDLSFSSSLSPFPFQTHLKLPKILSNFNILAVAVDPKELPQNSPQRLLKELAERKKVVSPKKKAPPKRFILKPPLDDAKLAERFLNSPQLSLKSFPLLSSCLPSSRLNNADKTWMDEYLLEAKQALGYPLEPSESYGDDNPAKQFDTLLYLAFQHPHCERTNARHVRSGHSRLWFLGQYVLEMALCDFFLQRYPRESPGPMRERVYALIGKRFLPKWIKAASLQNLIFQYDDMDKLIRKDREPPVKSVFWALFGAIYLCFGMPEVYRVLFEVFGMDPEAEDCQPKLRRQLEDVDYVSVEFESRKLNWQDVAAYKPPEDALFAHPRLFRACVPPGMHRFRGNIWDYDSRPQVMKTLGYPLPMVDRIPEITEARNIELGLGLQLCFLHPSKYKFEHPRFCFERLEYVGQKIQDLVMAERLLMKHLDAPGRWLQEKHRRVLMNKFCGKYLREKYLHRFIIYSEQVQDAYEHNRRLRNPATTSVQQAIHGLAYAVYGKPDVRRLMFEVFDFEQIQPKVV from the exons ATGGAGCTATATTCATCTTTTCTATCACACTCCACACCAGACCTATCCTTCTCCTCCTCACTCTCACCCTTCCCTTTTCAAACCCACCTCAAACTCCCCAAAATCCTATCAAATTTCAACATTTTAGCAGTAGCAGTCGACCCAAAAGAGCTCCCCCAAAACAGCCCCCAAAGACTCTTGAAAGAGCTAGCAGAGCGCAAGAAAGTAGTTTCGCCCAAGAAAAAGGCACCCCCGAAGAGATTCATCCTCAAACCTCCACTGGATGATGCAAAACTAGCTGAAAGATTCCTCAACAGCCCCCAGTTGTCATTGAAATCGTTTCCTTTGTTGAGTTCTTGCCTGCCGTCGTCACGGTTAAACAATGCTGATAAAACCTGGATGGATGAGTATTTGCTTGAGGCGAAACAGGCTTTGGGGTACCCTCTGGAGCCTTCAGAGAGTTACGGTGATGACAATCCAGCTAAGCAATTCGATACATTGCTGTATTTGGCATTTCAGCACCCGCATTGTGAGAGGACTAATGCGCGGCATGTGAGGTCGGGGCATTCACGGTTGTGGTTCTTGGGGCAGTATGTGCTGGAGATGGCATTGTGTGATTTCTTCTTGCAGCGATATCCAAGGGAATCCCCTGGGCCGATGAGGGAGAGGGTTTATGCTCTCATAGGGAAGAGGTTTTTGCCCAAGTGGATCAAAGCTGCTAGCTTGcagaatttgatttttcagtATGATGATATGGACAAGCTCATTAGAAAAGATCGAGAGCCACCGGTGAA ATCTGTGTTCTGGGCCCTTTTTGGGGCAATCTATTTGTGCTTTGGCATGCCAGAAGTATATCGTGTTCtttttgaagtatttggaATGGACCCAGAGGCTGAAGATTGCCAGCCTAAACTGAGGAGACAGCTTGAGGATGTAGACTATGTTTCTGTTGAGTTTGAGAGCCGAAAACTGAATTGGCAAGATGTTGCTGCTTATAAg CCTCCAGAAGACGCTCTCTTTGCTCATCCTAGACTTTTCAGAGCATGTGTTCCACCTGGAATGCATCGCTTCCGTGGAAATATATGGGATTATGATAGTAGACCTCAAGTCATGAAAACACTTGGATACCCCTTGCCTATGGTGGATAGGATTCCTGAGATCACTGAAGCCAGGAATATCGAGCTTGGACTAGGGCTGCAG CTCTGTTTCCTGCACCCATCAAAATACAAGTTTGAACATCCACGATTTTGTTTTGAGCGTCTGGAATATGTGGGTCAAAAGATTCAG GACCTTGTAATGGCCGAGAGGCTACTCATGAAGCATCTAGATGCTCCTGGAAGGTGGTTACAAGAGAAGCACCGCCGGGTGTTAATGAACAAGTTCTGTGGAAAGTACTTGAGGGAGAAATATCTCCATCGCTTCATCATTTACAGCGAGCAGGTGCAAGATGCATATGAGCACAACCGAAGGTTGAGAAATCCAGCAACAACCTCTGTTCAACAAGCCATTCATGGGCTTGCATATGCTGTTTATGGGAAGCCGGATGTTAGGCGCCTCATGTTTGAGGTTTTTGACTTTGAACAGATCCAGCCTAAGGTTGTATAA
- the LOC110013169 gene encoding acyl-CoA-binding domain-containing protein 3-like, whose product MDAVDILLVCLVGFSVLVFLIVENLEESRKPRDETDESRVIYDSKRKTATGRCLLESVKATNDLGEEKTSCAVAEADRESSVSGIFVEDVGDQREDGFFDDWEGIERTELEKVFGEAVVFLSCKSNADGIDEDVKLQLHGLQKIALEGTCHESQPMALKLSARAKCT is encoded by the exons ATGGACGCGGTGGATATCTTGCTGGTTTGCCTTGTGGGTTTCTCCGTTCTGGTGTTTTTAATAGTTGAAAATCTTGAGGAAAGCAGAAAACCCCGTGATGAAACAGATGAGAGCAGGGTAATTTATGATTCTAAGAGAAAAACTGCAACTGGGCGGTGCCTTTTGGAATCAGTAAAAGCAACGAATGATCTAGGAGAGGAAAAGACATCCTGTGCTGTTGCCGAGGCTGATCGAGAATCGTCGGTTTCTGGGATTTTTGTTGAGGATGTTGGTGATCAGAGGGAAGATGGGTTTTTTGATGATTGGGAAGGAATAGAGAGGACGGAATTAGAGAAGGTTTTTGGTGAAGCTGTGGTTTTCCTGAGTTGTAAGAGCAACGCTGATGGGATTGATGAAGATGTGAAATTGCAGTTGCATGGCCTTCAAAAGATTGCTCTTGAAGGGACTTGTCATGAGTCGCAGCCTATGGCATTAAAGCTTTCTGCTCGCGCAAAGTG TACTTAA
- the LOC105177777 gene encoding uncharacterized protein At2g23090-like, with amino-acid sequence MGGGNGQKAKMAREKNLEKSKAPKGSQLESNKKAMNIQCKVCMQTFMCTTSEVKCREHAEAKHPKSDVYACFPHLKK; translated from the exons ATGGGTGGTGGTAATGGTCAAAAAGCCAAAATGGCTCGTGAAAAGAATTTGGAGAAGTCGAAAGCTCCAAAAG GAAGCCAGCTTGAATCCAACAAAAAGGCCATGAATATTCAG TGCAAGGTTTGTATGCAGACATTCATGTGCACCACTTCAGAGGTGAAATGCAGGGAACATGCTGAGGCAAAGCATCCAAAATCTGATGTCTATGCCTGTTTCCCTCATCTTAAGAAGTGA
- the LOC105177773 gene encoding uncharacterized protein LOC105177773 isoform X2: MELVERTSVWNDRVCVNKKALEAVLQQCHLAFQLLASGRDDDGNNDVAGELDVPNPQDLDGTCAPASRKTDTAEFYSLLKSRFECADFLKELENARASLPQNVAEEGNSWDMVSKNDLWGGGDVDLEAEDYVLVQQEDIIEGIAFFMAAYLLSLEQTKHLTPNQLQAALSKTFSVKKKGKLRKAWDGSRVIYNIASWGTTAMGIYQNPAVFRAASTAFWTSCLVISKLL, encoded by the exons ATGGAGTTGGTGGAGCGGACTAGTGTCTGGAACGATAGGGTCTGTGTAAACAAGAAAGCCCTAGAGGCAGTGCTCCAGCAATGCCACTTGGCCTTCCAACTGCTCGCCTCTGGACGTGATGATGACGGCAACAATGATGTTGCTGGTGAACTTGATGTTCCCAATCCCCAAGATTTGGATGGAACCTGTGCCCCTGCCAGCCGCAAGACTGACACAGCTGAG TTTTATAGTCTCTTAAAATCAAGATTTGAATGTGCTGATTTCCTCAAGGAACTAGAAAATGCCCGGGCCTCGCTTCCACAAAACGTGGCGG AGGAAGGCAATTCCTGGGACATGGTCAGCAAAAATGATCTTTGGGGAGGTGGAGATGTTGACTTAGAAGCAGAAGATTATGTTTTAGTTCAGCAAGAAGATATAATAGAGGGTATAGCATTCTTCATGGCTGCATATCTGTTGTCCCTCGAACAAACTAAG CACTTGACACCAAACCAGCTTCAAGCAG CTCTAAGCAAGACATTCTCTGTCAAAAAGAAGGGTAAGCTTCGGAAGGCATGGGATGGAAGCAGAGTAATTTACAACATAGCATCCTGGGGAACTACAGCCATGGG AATATATCAAAACCCTGCAGTATTTCGTGCTGCCTCTACAGCATTCTGGACTTCATGTCTTGTTATATCAAAGCTATTGTGA
- the LOC105177772 gene encoding BTB/POZ domain-containing protein At5g67385 has translation MVDLDLEQKTPSTAANMSKKKELLSTAMKRTSEWIFSQEIPSDITVNAGGTSFSLHKFPLVSKCGYIRKLVSESSDADLSAIEIPDVPGGAEAFELAAKFCYGINFEISTENIARLRCVAEYLEMTEDYAVGNLVGRTEAYLNEVALKSLAGAVSVLHSSESFLPTAEKVKLVSRCIDTIAFVICKDSQFAAGGGQNDLVSSTMTTSKPIVDWWAEDLSILRIDLFQRVLIAMIARGFKQYALGPILMLYAQKSLRGLDVFGKGRKKIEPRQEHEKRVVLETIVSLLPREKNTMSVSFLSMLLRAAIYLETTVACRLDLEKRMASQLGQAVLDDLLIPSYSFTGDTLFDVETVQRIIANFLESDLEINRVGYNADEDHISPSPSDRERVTKLMENYLAEIASDRNLSVSKFISLAELIPEQSRLTEDGMYRAIDIYLKAHPALSDMERKKVCSVMDCQKLSREACAHAAQNDRLPVQTVVQVLYYEQQRLREVMDGNLSEAPALPAPSKLSPYSINVHPVNDEVSTLRRENQDLKLELVKMKMRLKEMEKPLSASSTPSPLAAARPTSLDKPPLPRKSFISSVGKKLGRFIRADGISPQSSKGRTKPAKDRRHSIS, from the exons atgGTGGATCTTGACCTGGAGCAGAAGACACCATCCACTGCTGCGAACATGTCCAAGAAAAAAGAGCTGCTTTCAACTGCCATGAAGAGGACTAGTGAATG GATCTTTTCCCAGGAAATCCCAAGTGATATAACTGTTAATGCTGGAGGAACTTCCTTCTCTTTGCACAAG TTCCCTTTAGTCTCAAAATGTGGATACATAAGGAAGCTGGTCTCAGAGTCCAGTGATGCTGATCTTTCCGCAATTGAAATCCCTGATGTTCCTGGCGGAGCAGAGGCATTCGAACTCGCAGCAAAGTTTTGCTATGGGATAAACTTTGAGATAAGTACTGAGAACATTGCCAGGCTTCGATGTGTGGCAGAGTATCTTGAGATGACGGAGGACTATGCAGTTGGAAATTTAGTTGGGAGAACTGAGGCGTATCTGAATGAAGTCGCATTAAAGAGTCTTGCTGGGGCGGTTTCCGTTTTGCATTCTTCTGAGAGCTTTCTTCCCACTGCAGAGAAAGTTAAGCTGGTGAGTCGTTGCATTGACACAATAGCATTCGTAATCTGTAAAGATAGCCAATTCGCTGCTGGTGGTGGCCAAAATGACTTGGTTTCCTCCACGATGACAACCTCAAAGCCAATCGTTGATTGGTGGGCTGAAGATCTGTCCATTCTCCGGATTGATCTCTTCCAAAGGGTCCTCATTGCAATGATCGCCAGGGGATTCAAGCAATATGCTCTTGGTCCAATACTCATGCTGTATGCACAGAAATCTCTCCGAGGTTTG GATGTATTCGGAAAGGGTAGGAAGAAGATTGAGCCAAGACAAGAACATGAGAAACGGGTTGTTTTAGAAACGATAGTTAGTCTTCTGCCAAGAGAGAAGAACACAATGTCAGTTAGCTTCCTGTCGATGCTTCTTAGAGCTGCTATATACCTAGAAACAACCGTTGCTTGCCGGCTTGACTTGGAGAAGAGAATGGCCTCGCAACTTGGGCAGGCTGTGCTGGATGACCTATTAATTCCTTCTTATTCCTTCACCGGGGACACGTTGTTTGATGTAGAGACGGTGCAAAGGATCATAGCGAACTTTTTAGAGTCTGACTTGGAGATAAACAGAGTGGGATATAATGCAGATGAAGATCATATTTCCCCTTCGCCAAGTGACAGAGAAAGAGTTACCAAATTGATGGAGAATTACCTTGCTGAGATTGCTTCCGACCGCAACTTATCGGTTTCAAAGTTCATTAGTCTTGCTGAACTTATCCCTGAACAGTCCAGATTGACAGAAGATGGAATGTATAGGGCCATTGACATTTACTTGAAG GCTCATCCTGCTTTAAGCGACATGGAGAGAAAGAAGGTCTGCAGTGTGATGGACTGTCAAAAGCTGTCTCGGGAAGCCTGTGCCCACGCAGCTCAAAACGACAGGCTTCCAGTTCAAACCGTCGTTCAAGTTCTTTACTACGAGCAGCAGCGCCTGAGGGAAGTCATGGACGGCAACCTGAGCGAAGCCCCTGCTCTTCCAGCGCCGTCCAAGCTGAGTCCCTACTCCATCAACGTTCACCCGGTGAACGACGAGGTCTCAACTCTAAGAAGGGAAAATCAGGACCTGAAACTGGAGCTTGtgaagatgaaaatgagactgaaagaaatggaaaaaccTTTATCAGCTTCTAGTACTCCATCTCCCTTAGCGGCTGCCCGGCCGACGTCCCTGGACAAACCTCCATTGCCTAGGAAATCATTCATAAGCTCTGTGGGGAAGAAACTGGGCAGGTTTATCAGGGCAGATGGAATCTCACCTCAAAGTTCCAAAGGTAGAACTAAACCAGCCAAAGATAGGCGGCATTCCATATCCTGA
- the LOC105177773 gene encoding uncharacterized protein LOC105177773 isoform X1 has translation MKLVIENPVLNTHGHWIQLQKREILWFCDIVAKGLSGVMELVERTSVWNDRVCVNKKALEAVLQQCHLAFQLLASGRDDDGNNDVAGELDVPNPQDLDGTCAPASRKTDTAEFYSLLKSRFECADFLKELENARASLPQNVAEEGNSWDMVSKNDLWGGGDVDLEAEDYVLVQQEDIIEGIAFFMAAYLLSLEQTKHLTPNQLQAALSKTFSVKKKGKLRKAWDGSRVIYNIASWGTTAMGIYQNPAVFRAASTAFWTSCLVISKLL, from the exons ATGAAGTTGGTTATTGAAAA TCCAGTGTTGAACACACATGGTCATTGGATTCAACTGCAGAAGAGAGAGATCCTCTGGTTTTGTGATATAGTTGCAAAAGGCTTATCAGGAGTGATGGAGTTGGTGGAGCGGACTAGTGTCTGGAACGATAGGGTCTGTGTAAACAAGAAAGCCCTAGAGGCAGTGCTCCAGCAATGCCACTTGGCCTTCCAACTGCTCGCCTCTGGACGTGATGATGACGGCAACAATGATGTTGCTGGTGAACTTGATGTTCCCAATCCCCAAGATTTGGATGGAACCTGTGCCCCTGCCAGCCGCAAGACTGACACAGCTGAG TTTTATAGTCTCTTAAAATCAAGATTTGAATGTGCTGATTTCCTCAAGGAACTAGAAAATGCCCGGGCCTCGCTTCCACAAAACGTGGCGG AGGAAGGCAATTCCTGGGACATGGTCAGCAAAAATGATCTTTGGGGAGGTGGAGATGTTGACTTAGAAGCAGAAGATTATGTTTTAGTTCAGCAAGAAGATATAATAGAGGGTATAGCATTCTTCATGGCTGCATATCTGTTGTCCCTCGAACAAACTAAG CACTTGACACCAAACCAGCTTCAAGCAG CTCTAAGCAAGACATTCTCTGTCAAAAAGAAGGGTAAGCTTCGGAAGGCATGGGATGGAAGCAGAGTAATTTACAACATAGCATCCTGGGGAACTACAGCCATGGG AATATATCAAAACCCTGCAGTATTTCGTGCTGCCTCTACAGCATTCTGGACTTCATGTCTTGTTATATCAAAGCTATTGTGA
- the LOC105177776 gene encoding casein kinase II subunit alpha-2 — protein sequence MSKARVYTDVNVLRPREYWDYENLTVQWGDQDDYEVVRKVGRGKYSEVFEGINVNNNERCIIKILKPVKKKKIKREIKILQNLCGGPNIVKLLDIVRDQHSKTPSLIFEFVNSTDFKVLYPTLTDYDIRYYIYELLKALDYCHSQGIMHRDVKPHNVMIDHELRKLRLIDWGLAEFYHPGKEYNVRVASRYFKGPELLVDLQDYDYSLDMWSLGCMFAGMIFRKEPFFYGHDNQDQLVKIARVLGTDELNAYLHKYHLELDPQLEALVGRHSRKPWSKFVNADNQHLVSPEAIDFLDKLLRYDHQDRLTAREAMVHPYFSQVRAAENSRTRTQ from the exons ATGTCGAAAGCGCGGGTCTACACTGACGTTAATGTGCTGCGGCCCAGGGAGTACTGGGATTATGAGAATCTCACTGTCCAGTGGGG CGACCAGGATGATTATGAGGTTGTTCGCAAAGTTGGAAGGGGGAAGTACAGTGAAGTTTTTGAAGGTATAAATGTCAACAATAATGAGCGGTGCATAATCAAGATCCTGAAACCtgttaagaagaaaaag ataaagagagaaatcAAAATACTGCAAAACTTATGTGGGGGACCAAATATTGTCAAACTCCTAGACATTGTCAGAGACCAGCACTCAAAAACTCCCAGcttgatatttgaatttgtgaaTAGTACAGATTTCAAAGTTTTGTATCCTACATTGACGGATTATGACATACGTTACTACATATATGAGCTCCTCAAG GCTTTAGATTACTGTCACTCACAAGGTATAATGCACAGAGATGTTAAGCCCCATAATGTAATGATAGACCATGAGTTGCGAAAGCTTCGCTTGATTGATTGGGGTCTTGCTGAATTTTACCACCCAGGGAAGGAGTATAATGTCCGTGTCGCTTCGAG ATACTTTAAGGGTCCAGAACTTCTTGTTGACTTGCAAGATTATGACTATTCTTTGGATATGTGGAGCCTTGGTTGCATGTTCGCGGGAATG ATCTTTCGCAAGGAACCTTTCTTTTATGGACATGACAACCAGGATCAACTTGTTAAAATTGCTAGG GTACTTGGAACTGATGAGTTGAATGCCTATTTGCATAAGTACCATTTGGAGCTTGATCCTCAACTTGAAGCTCTTGTTGGCAG ACACAGCAGGAAACCATGGTCAAAGTTTGTCAATGCAGATAATCAGCATCTTGTATCGCCAGAG GCCATAGATTTCCTTGACAAACTCCTGCGCTATGATCATCAGGATAGGCTCACAGCAAGAGAAGCCATG GTTCACCCATATTTCTCACAAGTCAGGGCTGCAGAAAATAGCAGGACACGGACCCAATAG